ATACGACCTACGCCTATCTCTCCATGCGCGATGGGGATGCTTTCGCCAAGAAGTTTGGCGGTTCATCGGGAAATGATCCCGACTGGTTTAAACTCATTATTTACGGGAAAGACCTGGCCAATCAGTTGCTGGGCACCGTGGAGTTCTATCTGGCTGATTTCCGCTTTGCGGACAACACGCTTGATTACATTGTTAACTGGTGGGCCACGGTGGATCTCACTCCGATCAGTTCCGCGCGGATTCTCGAATTTTCGCTGCATTCTTCTGACGTGGGACCGTGGGGCATGAACACTCCGGCCTATTTCGCGCTGGACAATATCGTTTTCCAAACGCTCGGCGGCGGGGCGGAAGTCGTCCCGGAACCGGCGAGCCTCGCCCTTCTGGCCAGCGGACTCGCCGCGGCAGGGGCTGGCGCATGGCTGCGGCGCCGCAGACGTGCTGGGACGGAGCATCATGCCGGCACCCGAAAACCAGCCATGGGAATCGCTGAAACAGCCGTGTGAAACTCGGCGATGACTTGATGTTCAGCCCGTGGACCGGGAAGCAAGGCACAAGCCCCGACTCCGCGGCACCATGGAAAAACCCCTCCGAGGACGTCGTCTCATCACGGCGTCTCAGGGCCCCGGGCTCCCCTCCCCGGGGCCTTCTCTTTTCTCCGGGAGCAAGGAACTGCCATCAATCGAGAGGCACGACGTCGGTGCCGCGGGAATCCACCGAAATGAACCGTTGCCCGTCCACAACAATTTGGTAGCGCGTGCCCGCCTGGGCGTGGATGACCGCCTGGTGTCCTTCCAGTTTAACAGGGAACGGCGAAACCACGCGGTGGGCCTCGTTGGCCGCGACTTCCAGTCGGTGCGGTTTCCCGTCCAGGGCCAGACGTAAATTCACGAGGGCGCACGGGTTGATGAAAGGCCCCTGGCGGCGTTGGAGTCGGATGTGGAAGGAGTCAGGCAGCAGTCCGGCGTAATCTCCTTCTTCGCGGGGAACCTGCATCTGTTCTCCTGCAATGAGGATTCCCTCCGCCAGGTGGTGCCAGTCGAGGGTATTGTCATAAGGGGCGAGCAGCGTCAGGGAATACGCATAAACCAGGCCGCACCACTGCACGGGCAACCCGATCCAGTTGGGTGCCCGCCAGTTGGTCGCCCCGTACACTGGAACGGTCGCATAGAGCATCACCGGGTATTCACCCCACAGATAAACAAAGGGGATGCCCGTGAGAGCCCAGCGGCGAGCCAGTTCCAGGTACTCCTTGTTGCCGGTGAGCTGGTAGCCTCGCACATAGGCGTGGACCAGATGGGCGGAAGCCAGAATGTCGGGAGTGTGCAAGGATAATTCCCAGGTCTGCGCCCCGCGGGGAGTACGAAACCGCTTCATGTATTCCAGGGTTTTGATACCTGCCTCCAGCGCCCGT
This is a stretch of genomic DNA from Thermogutta terrifontis. It encodes these proteins:
- a CDS encoding DUF4465 domain-containing protein codes for the protein MRSKLRNAVWKTTLAAVGVLICLPVRAGVVDFEDVGATLPPNSYWNGSPNDGHNTFTSNGFVFHNNYTQAWDVWDGFAYSNKTDTTTPGYTNQYSAITGSGASGSPTYGVSFVNLWGDLPKIDVPAGVALQSMQVTNTTYAYLSMRDGDAFAKKFGGSSGNDPDWFKLIIYGKDLANQLLGTVEFYLADFRFADNTLDYIVNWWATVDLTPISSARILEFSLHSSDVGPWGMNTPAYFALDNIVFQTLGGGAEVVPEPASLALLASGLAAAGAGAWLRRRRRAGTEHHAGTRKPAMGIAETAV